In one window of Sciurus carolinensis chromosome X, mSciCar1.2, whole genome shotgun sequence DNA:
- the LOC124972672 gene encoding cancer/testis antigen 55-like — protein sequence MLRILRRFMAFLRKRADPEEGQQGLLQGDSNLRTIQGVVTTFCTDYGRIDESIYFNTDVVTGNVPLKAGQKVTALVEEDKASHVLKAIKVEAISDHFDDAGPSDLGTSVLISRATSVTKDAVYINKDTCFSLSIVHEGFMPYKGDWLEVEYCMQPGTSNLNALSVKPMNCRHVEEVCISSVHGRHGVVDDTIFFTLDSLKLPAGYVPQPNDIVDVVIVESVQSCYIWRAVSMTPVHIL from the exons ATGCTCAGGATTCTGAGGAGGTTTATGGCCTTCCTCCGGAAGAGGGCGGACCCCGAAGAAGGGCAGCAAGGGCTGCTGCAAG GTGACAGCAACTTGAGAACTATACAGGGGGTTGTGACAACTTTCTGTACTGATTATGGCCGGATTGATGAGTCCATCTACTTCAATACTGATGTTGTGACTGGCAATGTGCCTCTGAAAGCTGGTCAAAAAGTCACTGCACTTGTGGAAGAAGATAAAGCATCTCATGTACTGAAAGCAATCAAA GTGGAGGCTATCTCGGATCATTTTGATGATGCTGGGCCATCCGACCTCGGAACCAGTGTTTTAATCAGCCGTGCCACCTCGGTGACAAAGGATGCGGTCTACATTAATAAAGATACTTGCTTCTCCCTATCTATTGTTCATGAAG GTTTCATGCCTTATAAGGGTGACTGGCTAGAGGTTGAGTATTGCATGCAGCCGGGCACCTCGAACCTCAATGCCCTCTCCGTGAAGCCCATGAACTGTAGGCATGTGGAAGAG GTCTGCATCAGTAGTGTACATGGAAGACACGGGGTGGTGGACGACACCATCTTTTTCACCTTGGATTCTCTGAAGCTTCCTGCCGGATATGTACCTCAACCCAATGACATCGTGGATGTGGTCATAGTGGAGAGCGTGCAGTCCTGCTATATTTGGAGAGCGGTTTCTATGACCCCAGTGCACATATTGTAA